The Natrinema caseinilyticum sequence CTGTTGCGTTTCCAGCCGGTCGTCGTCGATCTCGTTCGTGATCATCTCCTCGACGAGCTCCTCTGCCAACCGATCCTGCATCGTCTCTTCAATTCGCTCAGCGGTCGTCTCGCCACCAAGTGCCACCGAGAGATTGTAGACCTTCGTCTTCGGGAGGAGTTCGTCGAGCCAAATCGGCTGGACTGTGACTCCGTTATCCACAACTGGCGGCTCTTCTGCGCCCGTCGCCCATCCACTGAGTCGGTCCGCAACCCGGTGTTCGACTGACGGATCGACCGCTGCGATCACGAATGGGTTCCGGATGCCTGCTTGCCCATCAGCGAACGTGCACAGCTTCTCCTTGAATGCGAGATACGGTGAGTCAGTCATCGAATGATCACCCCCGAATCAGCCTGCTCTACATCCAATTCTCTGCTCTCGACGAGACGTTCGAGGCGCTGATCGATGCCCTGTCGGTCGTCCGGGAGAACTCCGATTTGATCCACGTCGTTGGGTGTCCGGTCGCCGACAATTGCAGAGAGGCTGTCGAGTCTGGATTCGAGGACGTCGATGTCATCTTCGGTAGCGTCTGTCCGAGGTTGCACACCAGCGATGTCATCTGCGACCGACGCCAGCGTATCTTCGTCGTCCGAGTCAAGTGCCGTGACTGCCTCGTCTACGGTTTCGTACCAGTGTCGAAGCTCACGAAGCGGCGTGATGTAGGTCCGCTCGAAGGCGACATGCACACTCGACGGGAGTTCCGTTGCAGGAATGACCCATGGATGTTCCTCTAGCCGCTCCACGAATGCAGCGAGTCCGTGCTCCTCGACGTACGCGTTCCAAGAGCGTTGAAGTTCACTGCTACAGTCGGTGGCAGTCTCTCCAACCAGGACTTTCCACCCATCGGTCGTCCACCAGCTCCCATCGAACGCATGGAGAGCATCACGCTGTTCCGCGACCAATGACTGCGCCTTCTGATCGACCCATTCGAATTCACTGTCACCGACGACCAGTTCCGCATCGTAGCGGTAGAGAGACTGGAGCCGTCGGTTCCAGACATCGACGACTTCGTCGAGCCATTCCTGTCCGGCGTTGGTCTGTTCAATCGCATCCCCGAGTCCGTCCCCCTGTGACCTGACGACGGTGAGCCGGTCAGAGGTTGCATCAATGCGTTCAGATAACTCTTCGACGAGGTTGTCAAGCAAGCCAGCGACGGCGTCCGAACGGATATCGGTGTCTGCGACCAATTGGACGTCCTCTTGGAGACCAGTGAGCGCCGAACGGAGCTGTGTATTCGCGTTCTGGAGGTTAATGAGTCCATCAGCGACAGTCTCTGTAGTCTCCTTGAACCCGCCCTCTTCGAGGAGTTTCCCGATCGGCTCACGTGGAAGGAGTTTCAGTCTCGTCGTCGAGAGCTGGCTCTGATCGAGAACGACTTCGTTTGCGAGCGTGTTCCCGTCTTCGTCGACAGGAACGAGTCGGCCTTCTCGACAGAATCCCCAGATGATGGCACACAATGCAGGGCGGGCCTCATCGTAGAACGGCTTTTCGTCGGTGATCCCATCGAGGACCGTGTTCATGTTGAGGCCATCGTCCTTGTCCTTCAGCTGCCGGCCAGTGAGCGACAACACGTTTCGCTGAATGCTTTTCTTTCCTTGACTCGCGGAGGGATCCGAGGAGGGGACCTGTATTGTATGTGCCCACGCTGGGAGTGGATCTTCAGTGGAAAGCTCGGCGAGTTCCTGCAGTCGGTCGTCGGTCACCTGGAGCATCATCGGATGGAAGTCGTCTGGGTATCCGACATCGACGGCAGTTTGCACTGCTTTCGTGAGACTTCCAATGTTCGTTCGATCTTTCACCGTGTAGGAGCCGCTCTGCATCGCGCTGACGAGTTTGCTTCTGACAGCACTAGCCCGCCGGTCGAGATCGCGTTCAACAGCAGGTGGGACGGTGTGTGTCGAAATCGCGTCCCGAAGCGCCCACCACTCGACGATGTGCTTTCGAAGGTCGTCGAGTCCGTCAGTGTCTATCTCCCAGTACAGCGTTTCTTCATCCCCATTGTCTGGCGAATGGGTTGGATGAACGCCCTGCACTGCAATGGAGACTTCTAGTCCCCCCTTGGCTTCCCTAATCGTCTCGAATCCGACGCCGTCGAGACTAAATTCGTATGCGACGGGATATTCGTCACCTGATTCACTATACGGAACGGATTCCGGGAGAGAAAGATCCTGCATAATCCGCTCCCAGAGATGCTCGTCCAATGCGTGGAGAATAGCATCCCAGTCTGGGTTCTCCTCGTTTGCCTCGGTATCGTCGTAGATGAGGCGCTCTTCCTGTGTGGCGAACCGATATCTCGCACCAGATTCGTCCTCGGTCGGCCGGATGAATTTTTGGAGCCGCCCCAGCGATTCTTCGACTCGGTTTTGCGTACTGATCCACGACCGACCGTTGAGGTCGGACATCACGGAGACGGCGATGTTCCCCTCGTTCAGTGGAACGATATCGTGGACGTGCTGCAGCAACAAGACCGCTTTCGCCACGTCGAGGTCGAACTCTTCCAGATTGCCATCCGCGACTTCGTCTGCGATACTTCGCCCCCCTTCATGGGACTCATTCTCTCCAACCTCGTCATCGTCGGGTAGCTCTCCGATGACTCGGACGTCTTTCTCGAGGGTCTCCTCCAGCTCTGGTTTGATCAGTTCATAGAAATCGACCAACGTAACGACGTGGTCAGGTTCTCCGTCTTCAACCCAACTCTGGAGGAGATTGTGCATGAGCGCGAGAATCGCGCGAGCGGTCCCCGAAAAGATCGATTTTGCTGGATCGGGGGCTTCCTGCCTAAGATTGAACAGTATTTCGAGGAACAGCGGCGCGTGATAGGGAAGGAATGGGTAGAACTCGACGAGCTCGTCGTCGTCGATGCTGTCGAGTGGCGGTTTCGTATTCTGCTTGATTTCGTTGTAAACCAGCGATTCGGTCGGTTTTACCGAGGCCTCGTCGAGCACCTCACGAACCCGGGCTTCCCCTTGATCGGACTTCTCGAACAGACGCCGCTTTGCGATGTCGCCAACGTGTTTACTGGGTAGCTGGTAGCGATGCGGGAAGCGGTCTTTGACGATACTAAAGTCGGCACCGTGAGCGGCGAATTTCGGCTGGACGTCTTCGATCTTGGCTTGTGCGGTCGCAACGAGCTGGATGTCGCCATCGCCGATATCGTCGATATTCTCCGCGAGCGTCTGGAGTTCAGTCAGGCGCTCGAAGTCCGTCCCGATAAAGAGACTCACCTCGTCGAGAAGCAACACCAACTTCACCGGCTTCCCTAACTCTTCCTCCCGCTCTTCACGCAGTTGATTCAGCCGTGTCACCACTTCCTCTGGATCGATATCCGATGGTCTGAGGTCCGTGTACCCATCACGGGTTTCGTTGACCTCCTCGAAAAGTTTGGGTAGAACCACATCTGCGAGCGCACTGTAGCTCTGTATATCCTTCCAGAGATTCTCCGAATTCCAATCGTACCCACCGCTCTCGGCAGTGACTGGTTCAAGCACCTCTTGTGCACGAGTCTGGCGGTCAGGCCATGCTTCGGTCGTCCGGAACCACTTCTCGAAATACGCGACGTCAAGCTGTGAGGAGAGTCCAGTCGAGATCTCATCGTCGACGCCGGTCAAATCGGGGTCCTGATGGGCGTGTCTGAGAACAATTTCGCTGAAACTCCGCTGCTTTTGCCCCTGGTATTTCAGGAGATTGATCGAGACAGGGATGACGTAATATTCCT is a genomic window containing:
- a CDS encoding BREX protein BrxB domain-containing protein is translated as MTDSPYLAFKEKLCTFADGQAGIRNPFVIAAVDPSVEHRVADRLSGWATGAEEPPVVDNGVTVQPIWLDELLPKTKVYNLSVALGGETTAERIEETMQDRLAEELVEEMITNEIDDDRLETQQHVVLLLNLGSLYPFTRASELLDELDRRNVRSTIGIPFPGDVVGGKLSFFGGDSRHYYPAHQIDGQIREVHLQQ